The Ruania alba genome window below encodes:
- a CDS encoding ABC-three component system middle component 6 produces the protein MITPTKGIAPQRALLTVGAQIAQVLDEPMTVSQVWSRFARWRTSNGHNAAVSFSWFVLALDTLYALGAIRLEAGLIVRSVE, from the coding sequence ATGATCACGCCGACCAAAGGGATCGCGCCCCAGCGGGCATTGCTGACCGTGGGCGCACAGATTGCACAAGTCTTGGATGAGCCGATGACGGTGAGCCAGGTGTGGTCAAGGTTCGCGCGATGGCGGACTTCCAATGGGCACAACGCTGCAGTTTCGTTCTCCTGGTTCGTGCTGGCCCTGGACACGCTTTACGCGCTCGGCGCTATACGGCTAGAGGCCGGGCTGATTGTTCGGAGTGTCGAGTAA
- a CDS encoding ABC-three component system protein produces MDFYERLSMRPVLWMKLHSLTGDAFQDFFQDLMTCSDPSFVDVRTHGNLGDLSSDGLSLHDRRLYACYAPETPDASKTVSKFNGDLAGALTKRAGQFDTFVFVHNDTRGTHPEVSAALAGARDAHDGIHFEVMGARRLRDIIGRLSRDQVETLLGSQIPLQHTVTVGLVEMEELLAELSVASIMLDQAVPVEAVSIDKLQFSALTPDSQAELRNAMRHSPMIDDYYARRIDVNERDEVAARFNLEYRDAASSDVEPEDTLLRLREFLAGSRVQSGPLYRAQTAVLAYFFQRCDIFENPPEGWVAPTEVAS; encoded by the coding sequence GTGGACTTCTACGAGCGGTTGTCTATGCGCCCCGTTCTCTGGATGAAGTTGCACTCGTTGACGGGTGACGCGTTCCAGGACTTTTTCCAGGACCTGATGACATGCTCGGACCCCTCGTTCGTCGATGTTCGGACACACGGCAATCTGGGTGACCTGTCAAGTGACGGGTTGAGCCTTCATGACCGCCGTCTCTACGCCTGCTACGCGCCGGAGACGCCGGACGCCTCAAAGACGGTCAGCAAATTTAATGGCGATCTCGCCGGTGCGCTCACGAAGCGCGCCGGCCAGTTCGACACCTTCGTCTTTGTGCACAACGACACCCGAGGCACCCATCCGGAGGTATCGGCGGCTCTGGCCGGCGCCCGCGACGCCCACGACGGTATCCACTTTGAGGTGATGGGCGCTCGGCGCCTGCGGGACATCATTGGGCGTCTGAGTCGCGATCAAGTCGAGACGCTTCTCGGCAGTCAGATTCCGCTGCAGCACACGGTCACGGTGGGTCTTGTTGAGATGGAGGAACTGCTCGCCGAGTTATCAGTAGCCAGCATCATGCTCGACCAAGCCGTCCCGGTTGAGGCTGTCTCGATCGACAAGCTTCAGTTCAGCGCACTTACACCGGACAGCCAAGCCGAGTTGCGCAACGCCATGCGGCACTCGCCGATGATCGATGACTACTACGCACGTCGGATCGATGTGAACGAGCGCGACGAAGTCGCTGCTCGTTTCAACCTGGAGTATCGGGACGCAGCTTCCTCCGACGTTGAGCCAGAAGACACGCTGCTTCGGTTGCGCGAGTTCCTCGCCGGATCGCGTGTTCAATCCGGCCCTTTGTACCGGGCGCAAACAGCGGTGCTCGCATACTTCTTCCAACGCTGCGACATATTCGAGAACCCGCCGGAAGGCTGGGTTGCACCGACCGAGGTTGCGTCATGA